GATCAAGAGCACCGGGCGCTGCTCGGCCGTGAAGGCCTCCCACAGCTTGCCGCGCTTGATGTAGTTCCTGATGTCGGATACGCGCGCGTCGCCGAGCTGGCTGTCGCGCAGACGCGACACCGCGTCGTATTCGTAGAGGCCCTGCTGCGCCTTGGTGGTGGACTTGATGTGCCAGGTCAGGAGCGGCGCATTCAGCGCCTTCGCCACTTCCTCGGCCAGCACCGTCTTGCCGGTGCCGGGCTCGCCCTTGATGAGCAGCGGGCGCTCCAGCACGATCGAGGCGTTGACGGCGACCTTGAGATCGTCGGTCGCAACATAGTCCTTGGTGCCGGTAAATTTCATTGCGTGTCCTTAGGTCATCGTCGGCGTGAGGCGCAAGCCCCGGTCGCGACAAGGGAACGGCCGCTCATGGCGGCCGTTCCTGGTTCGGTCAGGCTTTCAGACCCGTTTTATCAGCGAAAGGATCACGAGCACAATCACCGCGCCGATCGTGGCATCGACGATGGCGCCGATCGTGCCCGTTGCCAGCTGGATGTGCAGCTGGGGCAGCACCCAGCTCGCAACCAGCGCGCCGATGATGCCGACGACGATGTTGCCGATCAGCCCAAATCCCGCCCCGTGGACAATCTTGCCCGCGAGCCAGCCTGCGATCGCACCGATGATGAGTGCTGCGAGAATTCCCATTGCAAACGTCCCCCAAACAACCCCGTGAGGCGTCCAATTCTAGAGCAAAAAGCCTCCCGGTCCAGCGTCCCCCGGCGGGCTCCGCCCCTTGACGTTCGCCACCCGACGGGCAATCTGTCACCCATGTTCCTGCAATTCTTCACCTCTCTGCGCGACGCGCAGGTCCCCGTGACGCTGCGCGAATACCTCACGCTGATGGAGGCGCTCGACGCCGACCTCGCGGACTACACGGTCGAGAATTTCTACTATCTGTCGCGCGCCTCCCTCGTGAAGGACGAGCGCAACCTCGACAAGTTCGACCGCGTCTTCGGCACGGTCTTCAAGGGGCTGGAAAGCCTGCTCGAGGCCATGGACAAGGCGGAGATCCCCGAGGAGTGGCTGAAGAAGCTCGCCGAGAAGTATCTGACCGAGGAAGAGAAGAAGCAGATCGAGGCCATGGGCTGGGACAAGCTCATGGAGACCTTGAAGAAGCGCCTCGAGGAGCAGAAGGGGCGGCACCAGGGCGGCTCGAAGTGGATCGGCACCGCCGGCACCTCGCCGTTCGGCGCGCACGGCTACAATCCCGAGGGTGTCCGCATCGGCCAGGAGAAGAACCGCAACAACCGCGCCGTGAAGGTGTGGGACAAGCGCGAGTTCAGGGATCTCGACGGCAATGTCGAGCTCGGCATCCGCAACATCAAGGTGGCGCTGCGTCGCCTGCGCAAGTTCGCGCGCACCGGCGCGCCTGACGAGCTCGATCTCGACACCACCATCCGCGAGACCGCCAATCACGGCTATCTCGACGTTCACATGCGGCCCGAGCGGCGCAATGCGGTGAAGCTGCTGGTGTTCTTCGACATCGGCGGCTCGATGGACGCGCATATCGAGCAGGTCGAGGAGCTGTTCTCGGCGGCGAAGAGCGAGTTCAAGCACATGGAGTATTTCTACTTCCACAACTGCCTCTATGAGGGCGTGTGGAAGCAGAACAAGCGCCGCTTCACCGACCGCACGCCGACCTGGGACGTGCTGCACAAATACCCGCATGACTACAAGGTCGTGTTCGTCGGCGACGCCTCGATGTCGCCTTACGAGATCATGGTGCCGGGCGGCTCGGTCGAGCACGTCAACGAGGAACCCGGCTCGGTCTGGCTCGATCGCATCATCCGCACCTATCCGCATGCGGTGTGGCTCAACCCGGTGCAGCAGAAGCACTGGGACTATTCGGAATCGACCACCATCATCAAACGCATCTTTGCCAACCGGATGTACCCGATCACGATCGAAGGTCTCGAAGGGGCGATGAAGGAATTGACGCACTAGCCCTCTGTCATTCCGGGGCTCGCGCAGCGAGAACCCGGAATCCATCGGGCGGCAATGTTGGTGGAGAAATGGATTCCGGGCTCGTGCTGCGCGCGCCCCGGAATGACAATGAGAAGGGAGAACCATATGCCCCAGACCATCACCCGCGGCATCAAGGCGCTGATCGACGAGGCCAATGGCGAGATCGAGACGCTCAACGCCAGGGACGCCATCGAGATCTCCAAGAACGGCGACGTCGTCATCGTCGACATCCGCGATCCCCGCGAGATCGAGCGCGACGGCCGCATTCCCGGCGCGTTCGCTTGCACGCGCGGCATGCTCGAATTCTGGATCGATCCGCAGAGCCCCTATGCGAAGCCGATCTTCCAGGAAGACAAGAAGTTCGTCTTCCACTGCGCCGGGGGCCTTCGCTCCGCACTCGCCGCCAAGACTGCGCAGGACATGGGCCTCAAGCCCGTCGCCCACATCGCCGGCGGCTACGCCGCCTGGCGCGATGCAGGCGGGCCGACGGAGCAGTGGGAGCCGAAGAAGAAGGGGTGAGGTGAACACCTCCCTCACCGCACACTCCGTCATGCCCGGGCAAAAGCGCGAAGCGCGTCTTGCGCTAGATGACCCGGGCATCCACGTCTTCGCTGCAAGAACAAGAAAGAGCGTGGATGGCCGGGACAAGCCCGGCCATGACGACTGAGACAATTGCCGGAGCATGCCAATGACCGCCACCGACCCTCTCGTCTCCACCGAATGGCTCGCCGCCCACATCAACGACGCCAACGTGAAGGTGATCGACGCCAGCTTCAAGCTGCCGGGCGTGCTGCCGCTGCCGAAGGACGACTATCTCGCCGCGCATCTGCCCGGCGCCGTCTTCTTCGACGTCGATGCGGTGTCGGACCATTCCAACCCGCTGCCGCACATGTTTCCGAGCGCCGAACAGTTCGGCCGCGACATCGGCAATCTCGGCATCGGAAATAGCGACACCGTCGTGATCTACGATGCCGGCGGCTGGGTCGCAGCTCCCCGCGCCTGGTGGATGTTTTTGTCCTACGGCCACAGCAATGTGCGCATCCTCAATGGCGGCCTGAAGAAGTGGCGCGCCGAAGGACGTTCCGTCGGGAGCGGGGACGTAAAGCCGAAGCCGACGACGTTTAGGGCGAGCTACGACGCAAAGCGCGTGCGCAGCATGCAGCAGCTGATCGCCAATGTCGAAAGCCGTGCCGAGCAGGTGATCGACGCGCGCGCCGCCGACCGCTTCGAGGGCCGCGCACCGGAGCCGCGTCCGGGGATCCGCTCCGGACACATCCCCGGCGCGCGCAACGTGCCCTATAATCTGCTGTTCGATGCCGCGACCGGCACGATGAAGCCGCTCGA
This genomic stretch from Bradyrhizobium sp. CCGB12 harbors:
- a CDS encoding GlsB/YeaQ/YmgE family stress response membrane protein yields the protein MGILAALIIGAIAGWLAGKIVHGAGFGLIGNIVVGIIGALVASWVLPQLHIQLATGTIGAIVDATIGAVIVLVILSLIKRV
- a CDS encoding VWA domain-containing protein, yielding MFLQFFTSLRDAQVPVTLREYLTLMEALDADLADYTVENFYYLSRASLVKDERNLDKFDRVFGTVFKGLESLLEAMDKAEIPEEWLKKLAEKYLTEEEKKQIEAMGWDKLMETLKKRLEEQKGRHQGGSKWIGTAGTSPFGAHGYNPEGVRIGQEKNRNNRAVKVWDKREFRDLDGNVELGIRNIKVALRRLRKFARTGAPDELDLDTTIRETANHGYLDVHMRPERRNAVKLLVFFDIGGSMDAHIEQVEELFSAAKSEFKHMEYFYFHNCLYEGVWKQNKRRFTDRTPTWDVLHKYPHDYKVVFVGDASMSPYEIMVPGGSVEHVNEEPGSVWLDRIIRTYPHAVWLNPVQQKHWDYSESTTIIKRIFANRMYPITIEGLEGAMKELTH
- a CDS encoding rhodanese-like domain-containing protein, which encodes MPQTITRGIKALIDEANGEIETLNARDAIEISKNGDVVIVDIRDPREIERDGRIPGAFACTRGMLEFWIDPQSPYAKPIFQEDKKFVFHCAGGLRSALAAKTAQDMGLKPVAHIAGGYAAWRDAGGPTEQWEPKKKG
- the sseA gene encoding 3-mercaptopyruvate sulfurtransferase, producing the protein MTATDPLVSTEWLAAHINDANVKVIDASFKLPGVLPLPKDDYLAAHLPGAVFFDVDAVSDHSNPLPHMFPSAEQFGRDIGNLGIGNSDTVVIYDAGGWVAAPRAWWMFLSYGHSNVRILNGGLKKWRAEGRSVGSGDVKPKPTTFRASYDAKRVRSMQQLIANVESRAEQVIDARAADRFEGRAPEPRPGIRSGHIPGARNVPYNLLFDAATGTMKPLDELRAAFTNAGVKLEAPIVTSCGSGVSAGVLTLALYRLGITDTALYDGSWSEWGQEKGPPVATGPA